In a genomic window of Thalassotalea piscium:
- a CDS encoding RNA polymerase sigma factor FliA, whose amino-acid sequence MVAKANAYINQIDKTTLLEQHTVLVKRIAYHLLARLPASVIVDDLIQSGMIGLLEAANNFDNTKGASFETFAGIRIRGAMLDEIRRGDWTPRSVHKNSRMVNEAIKHLEAELGRDVTDIEVAEKLDISLNEYHDILNEVSTGKIIGIEDLGVSEDALSQLEDRSNNNPYSNIEQIVFKKALSECISTLPEREALVLSLYYDEELNLREIGHVLDVSESRVSQIHSQALHRLKARMQSWKS is encoded by the coding sequence ATAGTGGCTAAAGCAAATGCTTACATTAATCAAATAGATAAAACTACTCTACTAGAGCAACATACCGTTTTAGTAAAACGAATAGCCTACCATTTGCTTGCTCGACTTCCCGCTAGTGTCATTGTTGACGATCTTATACAATCAGGCATGATTGGCTTATTAGAGGCAGCTAATAATTTTGATAATACTAAAGGCGCTAGTTTTGAAACCTTTGCTGGGATCAGAATTAGAGGTGCGATGCTTGACGAAATACGCCGTGGTGACTGGACTCCGCGCTCAGTTCATAAAAATAGCCGAATGGTTAACGAAGCAATTAAACACTTAGAAGCCGAACTTGGTCGCGACGTAACTGATATTGAAGTTGCTGAAAAACTTGATATTTCGTTAAATGAGTACCATGATATTCTTAACGAGGTAAGTACGGGAAAGATTATTGGGATTGAAGACTTAGGAGTTAGTGAAGACGCACTAAGTCAGTTAGAAGATAGAAGTAACAACAATCCTTATAGCAATATAGAGCAAATAGTTTTTAAAAAAGCACTCAGTGAATGTATTTCTACTTTACCCGAACGCGAAGCTCTAGTACTGTCGTTGTATTATGACGAAGAATTAAACTTACGAGAAATTGGTCATGTCCTTGACGTTAGTGAGTCAAGAGTAAGTCAAATCCATAGTCAAGCGTTACATCGATTAAAAGCACGTATGCAATCGTGGAAAAGTTGA
- the cheY gene encoding chemotaxis response regulator CheY: MDKNMKVLVVDDFSTMRRIVKNLLRDLGFTNISEADDGSTALPMLQGGDFDFVVTDWNMPGMQGIDLLKAIRADASLSHIPVLMVTAEAKKEQIVMAAQAGVNGYIVKPFTAATLKTKLDKIFERLG, translated from the coding sequence TTGGATAAAAATATGAAAGTACTTGTTGTTGACGATTTCTCAACAATGAGACGTATAGTGAAAAATCTTTTACGCGACTTAGGCTTCACCAATATTTCAGAAGCAGATGACGGTAGTACAGCATTACCTATGCTTCAAGGCGGTGATTTTGATTTCGTTGTAACCGACTGGAACATGCCAGGCATGCAAGGTATTGACTTATTAAAAGCAATTCGTGCAGACGCTAGCTTATCGCACATTCCTGTATTAATGGTGACAGCTGAAGCTAAAAAAGAGCAAATTGTTATGGCAGCTCAAGCTGGCGTAAATGGGTACATTGTTAAGCCATTTACAGCTGCAACGTTGAAAACCAAGCTTGATAAAATATTTGAGCGTTTAGGGTAA
- a CDS encoding protein phosphatase CheZ, protein MSINTSVHVSLEQAKLLVEYLESNQQDKADELVAEIQNPINTALFAEIGKLTRQLHDSLTNFQVDSRLNDLANADIPDAKERLNYVISRTEEAANKTMDAVESIFPVVDTIQQQIATVKPLWHKLMHNELELSEFKALCADIDVLLTTTEKETSHMHALMTDVLMAQDFQDLTGQVIRKVIDLVREVEESLINMLTAFGLNSERDKEKKQPKVGDNLVEGPIVNTENRDDVVSDQDDVDDLLSSLGF, encoded by the coding sequence ATGAGTATTAATACGAGTGTCCATGTGTCGCTGGAACAGGCAAAATTATTGGTTGAATACCTTGAAAGTAATCAACAAGATAAAGCCGATGAGTTAGTCGCTGAGATACAAAATCCGATCAATACCGCGCTTTTTGCTGAAATTGGTAAATTAACGCGTCAATTACATGATTCGTTAACTAATTTCCAAGTTGATTCACGACTCAACGATTTAGCTAATGCAGATATTCCTGATGCAAAAGAGCGCTTAAACTATGTGATTAGTCGCACAGAAGAAGCCGCTAATAAAACCATGGATGCTGTAGAGTCTATTTTTCCTGTTGTTGATACTATTCAGCAGCAAATAGCTACGGTTAAGCCTTTGTGGCACAAGCTGATGCATAACGAACTTGAACTTTCAGAATTTAAAGCATTATGTGCCGATATTGACGTTTTACTAACAACAACAGAAAAAGAAACATCGCACATGCACGCCTTAATGACCGATGTATTAATGGCGCAAGACTTTCAAGACTTAACCGGGCAGGTTATTCGTAAAGTTATTGACTTGGTTAGAGAGGTTGAAGAAAGCTTAATTAACATGTTAACGGCCTTTGGATTAAACTCAGAACGAGATAAAGAAAAAAAACAACCTAAAGTGGGCGATAACTTAGTAGAAGGCCCAATTGTAAACACAGAGAATAGAGATGACGTTGTTTCTGACCAAGATGATGTTGATGATCTTTTATCAAGCCTAGGATTTTAA
- a CDS encoding chemotaxis protein CheA, with amino-acid sequence MSYEADEEILQDFLIEAGEILESLSEQLVELENDPNNAELLNAIFRGFHTVKGGAGFLALTELVDACHGAENVFDILRTGKRAVTADLMDVILKALDTINEMFSQVQNREPVDAADPALLEQLHRLSEPEGAAPPVETTVVVENTVSGNESSVTSSDEMSEDEFERLLDELHGTSAPSTPAVTSSNNSNDISDDEFESLLDELHGQGAFSSDVAKTPPATPANKASSNDISDDEFESLLDELHGQGKSPQTSQKPVTPAPTAAQKPAAAPASKPAPAPAAKPVAAEKKPGQSSAPQGETTVRVDTQRLDQIMNMVGELVLVRNRLTSLGMTKEDEELTKAVSNLDAVTTDLQGAVMKTRMQPIKKVFGRFPRVVRDLARTLNKDIKLILQGEETDLDKNLVEALADPLVHLVRNSVDHGIELPDDREAKGKSREGTVILSASQEGDHILLTIRDDGAGMDANKLKSIAIERGVLDEDAANRMSDKDAFALIFAPGFSTKTEISEVSGRGVGMDVVKTKITQLNGTVNIDSEMGVGTVLEIKVPLTLAILPTLMVIVGKQTFALPLAAVNEIFHLDLTNTNLVDGQLTIIVREKAIPLFYLDQWLVRNHVENKRKTGHVVIVQLGTQQIGFVVDSLIGQEEVVIKPLDRLLHGTPGMAGATITSDGGIALIIDVANMLKYYAKKSIVNKKLRS; translated from the coding sequence ATGTCTTATGAAGCAGATGAAGAAATTCTACAGGATTTTTTAATCGAAGCAGGTGAAATACTTGAAAGTTTATCTGAACAACTTGTTGAGTTAGAGAACGATCCAAATAACGCAGAGTTATTAAACGCTATTTTTAGAGGCTTTCATACGGTAAAAGGTGGCGCAGGCTTTTTAGCATTAACTGAACTTGTTGATGCTTGCCATGGTGCAGAAAATGTCTTTGATATACTGCGTACCGGTAAGCGTGCAGTAACCGCAGATTTAATGGACGTTATCTTAAAGGCGTTAGACACCATTAATGAAATGTTTAGCCAAGTTCAAAATAGAGAACCTGTTGATGCTGCTGATCCCGCACTTCTAGAACAACTTCACCGTTTAAGCGAGCCAGAAGGGGCTGCACCACCAGTTGAAACTACTGTGGTTGTAGAAAATACGGTAAGTGGTAATGAATCTAGCGTTACTTCAAGTGATGAAATGTCAGAAGATGAATTTGAACGACTCTTAGATGAATTACATGGTACAAGTGCGCCAAGCACTCCTGCGGTAACTAGTTCGAATAATAGTAATGATATTTCAGATGATGAGTTTGAATCATTGTTAGATGAACTGCATGGTCAGGGGGCATTTTCTTCTGATGTGGCAAAAACACCACCAGCGACACCGGCCAATAAAGCCTCGTCTAATGATATATCTGATGATGAATTTGAATCACTGCTAGATGAATTGCATGGTCAAGGAAAGTCACCACAAACAAGTCAAAAACCAGTAACCCCCGCGCCTACAGCCGCACAAAAACCGGCAGCCGCACCTGCATCAAAACCCGCACCAGCGCCTGCAGCTAAACCAGTGGCAGCTGAGAAAAAACCTGGACAGAGTAGCGCTCCTCAAGGTGAAACAACGGTTCGTGTTGACACGCAACGCCTTGATCAAATAATGAACATGGTTGGTGAGCTCGTTTTAGTGAGAAATCGCTTAACAAGTTTAGGTATGACCAAAGAAGATGAAGAGTTGACAAAAGCTGTGTCAAACTTAGACGCAGTTACTACAGATTTACAGGGCGCGGTAATGAAAACGCGCATGCAACCGATTAAGAAAGTTTTCGGACGTTTCCCTCGCGTTGTTCGAGACTTAGCGCGTACCTTGAATAAAGACATTAAGTTAATTTTACAAGGTGAAGAGACCGATTTAGACAAAAACTTAGTTGAAGCATTAGCTGATCCACTCGTGCATTTGGTGCGTAACTCAGTAGATCATGGGATTGAATTGCCTGACGATCGTGAAGCCAAAGGTAAAAGTCGAGAAGGTACCGTCATTTTATCTGCTTCTCAAGAAGGTGACCATATATTACTGACTATTCGTGACGATGGTGCAGGTATGGACGCTAATAAATTAAAAAGCATTGCTATTGAGCGAGGTGTCTTAGATGAAGATGCGGCTAATAGAATGTCAGACAAAGACGCCTTTGCTTTAATTTTTGCGCCAGGATTTTCTACCAAAACTGAAATATCTGAAGTATCAGGACGTGGTGTTGGGATGGACGTGGTGAAAACGAAAATCACCCAACTTAATGGTACTGTTAATATAGACTCAGAAATGGGCGTAGGCACAGTACTAGAAATTAAAGTGCCACTTACGTTAGCTATTTTACCAACGCTAATGGTTATTGTGGGTAAGCAAACTTTTGCTTTACCACTAGCGGCTGTAAATGAAATATTTCATTTAGACTTAACTAATACCAATTTAGTTGATGGTCAGCTCACCATTATTGTTAGAGAGAAAGCTATCCCGTTATTCTACCTTGACCAATGGTTGGTTAGAAATCATGTTGAGAATAAGCGTAAAACGGGCCATGTTGTTATTGTACAGCTTGGCACGCAGCAAATAGGTTTTGTTGTTGACAGCTTAATTGGTCAAGAAGAAGTAGTAATTAAACCATTAGATCGACTTTTACACGGTACGCCTGGTATGGCGGGCGCTACAATTACGAGTGATGGCGGCATTGCACTCATTATTGATGTAGCTAATATGCTAAAATATTATGCGAAAAAATCGATCGTGAATAAAAAGTTACGCTCATAA
- a CDS encoding protein-glutamate methylesterase/protein-glutamine glutaminase has protein sequence MTYRVLVVDDSSFFRRRVSDILESDPNLTVVDFAVNGQEAVDKAKSLRPDVITMDIEMPVLNGIDAVKQIMANSPTAILMFSSLTHQGAKATLEALDAGALDFLPKKFNEIAKTTSDAGHILKQRVLEIAQKKGKSTRRALSTPASTPSLRRKFDSSLSREPTSTFTRSTSTPVVASIPTRSAGNLTKSKSYKLLAIGTSTGGPVALQKVLTALPADFPLPIIMIQHMPAAFTLAFANRLDSLCNIKVKEAENGDVLKPGHAYLAPGGKQMIVEGNSNNAKLRIFEDDSPRIAFKPSVDISFGSAAKVFSGDVLGIILTGMGADGREGSRLLKGKGATIWSQDEATSVVYGMPQAVAVAGISELVLPLLEIPNAIMKVVI, from the coding sequence ATGACCTACAGGGTTTTGGTGGTAGACGACTCCAGCTTTTTTCGTCGTCGTGTTAGTGATATTTTAGAAAGTGACCCTAACCTCACTGTGGTAGATTTTGCGGTTAATGGTCAAGAAGCGGTAGATAAAGCTAAGTCGTTAAGACCTGACGTGATCACCATGGACATTGAAATGCCAGTACTTAATGGTATTGATGCCGTTAAGCAAATAATGGCGAATTCTCCAACTGCTATCTTAATGTTTTCTTCATTAACGCATCAAGGCGCAAAAGCTACTTTAGAAGCTTTAGACGCGGGAGCATTAGACTTTTTACCTAAGAAATTTAATGAAATTGCAAAAACAACGAGTGATGCAGGACATATTTTAAAACAACGGGTATTAGAGATAGCCCAAAAAAAAGGCAAAAGTACACGTAGAGCCTTATCAACACCAGCTTCAACACCATCATTACGAAGAAAGTTTGACAGTAGCTTGTCGCGTGAACCTACTAGTACATTCACTAGATCGACCAGTACTCCTGTTGTAGCTAGTATTCCTACTAGAAGTGCAGGTAACTTAACTAAAAGCAAGTCATACAAGCTTTTAGCTATTGGAACATCTACCGGAGGGCCTGTTGCACTTCAAAAAGTATTAACAGCATTACCAGCAGACTTTCCTCTTCCTATTATTATGATCCAGCATATGCCTGCTGCTTTCACTTTAGCATTTGCAAACCGACTTGATTCTTTATGCAACATTAAAGTCAAAGAAGCCGAAAATGGGGACGTGCTTAAACCAGGGCATGCATATTTAGCTCCTGGTGGTAAACAAATGATAGTAGAGGGCAACAGTAACAATGCTAAATTAAGAATATTTGAAGATGATTCACCTCGTATTGCTTTTAAGCCAAGTGTTGATATTAGCTTTGGTTCAGCAGCTAAAGTTTTTTCAGGAGATGTGTTAGGTATTATCTTAACGGGAATGGGCGCTGACGGTAGAGAAGGTTCGCGTTTGTTAAAAGGCAAAGGGGCAACCATTTGGTCACAGGATGAAGCAACTTCTGTTGTTTATGGAATGCCACAAGCGGTTGCTGTAGCAGGTATATCAGAATTAGTATTACCGTTACTTGAAATTCCTAATGCTATAATGAAAGTTGTCATATAA
- a CDS encoding ParA family protein — translation MIVWTVANQKGGVGKTTTTISLGGLLAEQGYKVLLIDTDPHASLSYYFGIESEDLELSVYDLFVQVSTKEQIMMSLAPTAYENIDVLPATMGLATLDRSLGSKGGMGLVLKKALEKLKDEYDYVLIDCPPVLGVLMVNALAACDRIIVPAQTEFLALKGLERMIKTMEIMQVEQHKPFTFSIVPTMFDKRTKASLQAYLKMQELYGAAVWPGVIPIDTNFRNASVEQRVISDFAASSRGTLAYRKLIDYLIKLDVKNR, via the coding sequence TTGATAGTTTGGACAGTAGCGAATCAAAAAGGTGGTGTTGGAAAAACAACAACTACTATATCGTTAGGCGGCTTGTTAGCTGAGCAAGGCTATAAAGTATTGCTTATCGACACTGATCCTCACGCCTCATTAAGCTACTACTTTGGCATAGAGTCGGAAGACTTAGAGCTGAGTGTATATGACTTATTTGTGCAGGTATCAACCAAAGAACAAATAATGATGAGTTTAGCGCCAACCGCCTATGAAAATATAGATGTGCTACCCGCAACCATGGGCTTAGCTACACTTGATCGTTCATTAGGTAGTAAAGGTGGTATGGGGCTAGTCCTCAAAAAAGCACTAGAAAAGCTAAAAGATGAATATGATTATGTACTTATAGATTGTCCTCCTGTTTTAGGGGTGTTAATGGTAAATGCGCTTGCTGCGTGTGATCGTATTATTGTACCCGCACAAACAGAATTTTTAGCCCTTAAAGGGTTAGAGCGCATGATTAAAACAATGGAAATTATGCAAGTTGAACAACATAAGCCATTTACATTTAGCATAGTGCCAACTATGTTTGATAAAAGAACTAAGGCATCGTTGCAAGCGTATTTGAAAATGCAAGAGTTATACGGAGCTGCAGTATGGCCGGGTGTAATTCCAATCGATACTAACTTTAGAAATGCAAGTGTAGAGCAAAGGGTCATTTCTGACTTTGCCGCTTCTTCAAGAGGCACACTCGCTTATCGTAAATTAATAGATTATTTAATCAAATTAGATGTAAAAAATAGATGA
- a CDS encoding chemotaxis protein CheW — MKDSSGLAASKKLMQNYLSELLTEESEEVLPQPVLEKKPATAMAERVDSVEKEKLNKLLQQASATKALTENFNTVTTVKSESQKVAVAPTVKEKTVAVDTVKEITTRKSAGEFKIKPEKDYRKGSFQAMFFDVAGLTIAVPLIELGGIHNVDKTTSLMGKPNWFKGVMVHRDDKINVVDTALWVMPEKCNEQLINSLNYQYIIMLSESAWGLMAEHLVDTVTLEQEDVKWIEQSNKRPWLAGLVKERMCALLDVEALITLLNKGADINQYR, encoded by the coding sequence ATGAAAGATAGCAGCGGCTTAGCCGCAAGTAAAAAATTAATGCAAAACTACCTATCAGAACTGTTAACTGAAGAGTCCGAAGAGGTTTTGCCACAACCGGTTTTAGAAAAGAAGCCAGCTACTGCTATGGCCGAAAGGGTTGATAGTGTTGAAAAAGAAAAGCTAAATAAACTATTACAACAAGCAAGCGCTACGAAGGCGTTAACTGAAAACTTTAATACGGTAACAACCGTTAAGTCTGAAAGTCAAAAAGTTGCAGTAGCACCAACGGTTAAAGAGAAAACAGTTGCCGTTGATACAGTTAAAGAAATTACAACACGAAAAAGTGCCGGCGAATTTAAAATAAAACCCGAAAAAGACTATCGTAAGGGTAGTTTTCAAGCGATGTTTTTTGACGTTGCGGGTTTAACTATCGCTGTTCCTCTTATTGAGCTAGGTGGAATACATAATGTAGATAAAACCACTAGTTTAATGGGTAAACCTAATTGGTTTAAAGGAGTAATGGTCCACCGTGATGATAAAATTAATGTAGTTGATACCGCATTATGGGTAATGCCAGAAAAATGTAATGAACAATTAATAAATTCGCTAAATTATCAATATATTATTATGCTTAGTGAAAGTGCTTGGGGATTAATGGCAGAGCACTTAGTTGACACCGTAACCTTAGAGCAAGAAGATGTGAAGTGGATAGAGCAATCAAATAAGCGTCCGTGGTTAGCAGGTTTAGTTAAAGAACGTATGTGTGCCTTGCTTGACGTTGAAGCATTAATTACCTTATTAAATAAAGGTGCTGATATTAATCAGTATAGGTAA
- a CDS encoding chemotaxis protein CheW, producing the protein MSDERRNTKETQDSNDEVLQWVTFKLDNETYGINVMQVQEVLRYTEIAPVPGAPLYVLGIINLRGNVVTVIDTRSRFGLESSEITDNTRIVIIESEKQVIGILVDSVAEVVYLKASEIDVAPNVGNEESAKFIQGVSNRDGELLILVDLNKLLSDDEWDELKQF; encoded by the coding sequence ATGTCTGATGAAAGACGCAATACTAAAGAAACACAAGATTCAAATGACGAAGTATTACAGTGGGTAACGTTTAAGCTCGACAACGAAACCTACGGTATTAACGTAATGCAAGTGCAAGAAGTATTACGCTATACAGAAATAGCGCCGGTACCTGGCGCTCCTCTTTATGTGTTGGGTATAATAAACCTTCGTGGCAATGTAGTAACTGTTATCGATACGCGTTCACGCTTTGGTTTAGAGTCATCTGAAATAACCGACAACACCCGCATTGTTATTATAGAATCTGAAAAGCAAGTTATTGGTATATTAGTAGATAGCGTTGCAGAAGTTGTTTACTTAAAAGCATCTGAAATTGATGTTGCACCAAACGTTGGAAACGAAGAAAGTGCTAAGTTTATTCAAGGCGTTTCTAATCGTGATGGAGAATTATTGATCTTAGTTGATCTTAACAAACTACTATCAGACGATGAATGGGATGAACTTAAGCAATTTTAA
- a CDS encoding DUF2802 domain-containing protein, whose product MKEEYILIISIATSGAALIAALLSLVKHHIKNTDINMLKTQIEGSELLISQLQLSLSDVQKQLILLNETLNNQQIESEQVSKQLEHRIKIVNQQLKNQNETIEQLKLQQPEDKLYSRAQKLVLLGADVAELMAECDLPQAEAEMLVTLHQRKSN is encoded by the coding sequence ATGAAAGAAGAATACATTCTCATTATTAGTATAGCTACCTCAGGCGCTGCACTTATTGCCGCGCTTCTGTCTTTAGTTAAGCATCATATTAAAAATACCGACATAAATATGCTAAAAACTCAAATTGAAGGAAGCGAGCTATTAATTAGCCAATTACAGCTTTCTTTGAGCGATGTGCAAAAACAACTGATATTACTTAATGAAACCTTGAATAATCAACAAATTGAAAGTGAACAAGTCAGTAAGCAATTAGAGCACCGAATTAAAATAGTTAACCAGCAATTAAAAAATCAAAACGAAACCATCGAGCAACTTAAGCTGCAACAACCCGAAGATAAACTGTATAGCCGAGCTCAAAAGTTAGTGTTATTAGGTGCTGATGTTGCAGAGTTAATGGCTGAATGCGACCTTCCCCAAGCCGAAGCAGAAATGCTAGTAACTCTGCATCAACGTAAAAGCAATTAA
- a CDS encoding phosphomannomutase CpsG (capsular polysaccharide biosynthesis protein; catalyzes the formation of D-mannose 6-phosphate from alpha-D-mannose 1-phosphate) encodes MSTSPLTCFKAYDIRGKLGDELNNEIAYRIGRAFSQHTKAKSVVVGGDIRLTSEELKLALSNGLMDGGTNVIDIGLCGTEHIYFATSHLQCDGGIVVTASHNPIDYNGMKLVREQSKPISGDTGLFDIKKLAELNKFKEVKAKGSMSTLDISKPYTKHLLTYFDPVNIKPLKIVVNAGNGTAGPALDVIEHTFNQLKLPVTFIKINHQPDGTFPNGIPNPLLVENRSATQNAVITHKADFGVAWDGDFDRCFLFDENGDFIEGYYIVGLLAENFLAKKHQANQVKEKIIHDPRLTWNTIDIVNQAGGEAIQSKTGHAFIKERMRKENAIYGGEMSAHHYFRDFYYCDSGMIPWLLIAELICLKEKPLSELVSARIKAFPSSGEINNIVKQPNIAIKRVLAYYQEHALTIDETDGVSVEFADWRFNLRCSNTEPVVRLNVESRADEELMQTKTKEILSILLA; translated from the coding sequence ATGAGTACATCACCACTTACCTGTTTTAAAGCATACGATATTCGCGGAAAGCTTGGCGACGAATTGAATAACGAAATTGCGTATCGAATAGGTAGAGCATTTTCACAGCATACTAAAGCAAAGAGCGTTGTGGTTGGCGGGGATATTCGCTTAACCAGCGAAGAGTTAAAGTTAGCGCTTAGTAATGGATTAATGGATGGAGGCACCAATGTAATCGACATAGGATTATGTGGCACAGAGCATATTTACTTTGCAACCAGTCATTTACAGTGTGATGGTGGTATTGTCGTTACAGCAAGTCATAATCCTATAGACTATAACGGAATGAAGCTCGTACGCGAACAAAGTAAACCGATAAGTGGTGATACTGGGCTATTTGACATAAAGAAATTAGCTGAATTAAATAAATTTAAAGAAGTTAAAGCAAAAGGCAGTATGTCTACATTGGATATATCAAAGCCTTATACTAAGCACTTACTAACCTATTTTGACCCAGTTAATATCAAACCATTAAAAATAGTGGTGAATGCCGGTAATGGAACAGCAGGGCCAGCATTAGATGTAATAGAACATACTTTCAACCAACTAAAGTTGCCTGTTACATTCATTAAAATCAATCACCAACCTGACGGCACATTTCCAAATGGTATACCTAATCCCTTACTAGTAGAAAATCGCTCAGCAACACAAAATGCAGTTATTACTCATAAAGCAGACTTTGGTGTTGCATGGGATGGAGACTTCGACCGTTGCTTTTTATTCGACGAAAATGGTGACTTCATTGAAGGGTACTATATTGTTGGCTTATTGGCAGAAAACTTTTTAGCGAAAAAACATCAAGCTAATCAAGTAAAAGAAAAAATTATTCATGACCCGCGCTTAACTTGGAATACAATCGATATAGTTAATCAGGCGGGTGGTGAAGCCATTCAAAGTAAAACTGGTCATGCATTCATAAAAGAAAGAATGAGAAAAGAAAATGCGATTTACGGTGGTGAAATGAGTGCTCATCATTATTTTCGCGATTTTTATTACTGTGACAGCGGGATGATCCCTTGGTTACTGATTGCTGAATTAATATGCTTAAAAGAAAAACCACTTTCTGAGCTTGTATCAGCACGAATCAAAGCATTCCCATCATCAGGAGAAATTAACAATATAGTTAAGCAGCCTAATATCGCCATTAAACGTGTTTTGGCATATTATCAGGAGCATGCATTAACTATTGATGAAACCGATGGTGTAAGCGTAGAGTTTGCAGATTGGCGATTTAATCTTCGTTGCAGTAATACTGAACCTGTAGTCCGTTTGAATGTAGAATCACGTGCAGATGAAGAACTAATGCAAACAAAAACGAAAGAAATACTGAGTATCTTGTTAGCATAA
- a CDS encoding mannose-1-phosphate guanylyltransferase/mannose-6-phosphate isomerase, with protein sequence MSVIPVILSGGSGTRLWPLSRKQYPKQLLNLAGGEYTMLQDTLKRVSHIDAPIIVCNEDHRFMVAEQCHSMGITPKSILLEPVARNTAPAIALAAYQALSFDQNAVIAVFPADHVITNAEAFQNALNIAIAEAQNNKLVTFGIVANKPETGFGYIKADKSAKGLAYHVEKFVEKPDLATAQQYIESGDYFWNSGMFVFKAEVYLKALEQSNPKITRACEKSLKLAKTDLDFIRVDKEAFKQSPDDSIDYAVFEDAAEQSNNVRVVPMDAGWSDLGSWSALWDILDKDKNANAFVGDVISINSNNNLVHSPKKLVATIGLENLVIVDTDDALLIANKDQVQDVKKVVGQLKKYQRDEHLQHREVHRPWGCYDSIDNGKRYQVKRITVKSGASLSLQMHYHRAEHWVVVSGSALVQVGEKEQLLTENQSVYIPIGETHRLTNPGKLPLELIEVQSGSYLGEDDIVRFEDVFGRC encoded by the coding sequence ATGTCTGTAATACCCGTTATTTTGTCTGGTGGTTCTGGTACACGCCTATGGCCATTATCGCGCAAACAATACCCTAAGCAGTTGCTTAATTTAGCAGGTGGCGAATACACCATGCTACAAGACACGCTTAAGCGGGTATCACATATTGACGCTCCTATAATTGTTTGTAACGAAGACCATCGCTTTATGGTAGCAGAACAATGTCATTCCATGGGAATTACACCTAAATCTATTTTATTAGAGCCAGTAGCTAGAAATACAGCCCCTGCAATAGCGTTAGCTGCTTATCAAGCCCTAAGTTTTGACCAAAACGCTGTTATTGCGGTATTTCCAGCAGACCACGTTATTACCAATGCCGAAGCGTTTCAAAATGCTTTAAATATTGCTATTGCAGAAGCCCAAAACAATAAATTAGTTACCTTTGGTATTGTAGCGAACAAGCCAGAAACAGGCTTTGGCTATATCAAAGCCGATAAATCAGCGAAAGGTTTGGCATACCATGTTGAAAAATTCGTTGAAAAACCAGATTTAGCTACCGCACAGCAGTATATTGAATCAGGTGACTATTTTTGGAACAGTGGCATGTTTGTATTTAAGGCTGAGGTTTATTTAAAAGCACTTGAACAGTCAAACCCTAAAATCACCAGAGCCTGTGAAAAATCATTGAAATTGGCTAAAACAGATTTAGACTTTATACGAGTTGATAAAGAAGCTTTTAAACAAAGCCCAGATGACTCAATAGATTATGCAGTTTTCGAAGATGCAGCGGAACAGTCAAATAATGTACGTGTAGTACCTATGGACGCCGGTTGGAGCGATCTTGGAAGCTGGTCTGCATTATGGGACATATTAGACAAAGACAAAAATGCCAACGCGTTTGTGGGGGATGTAATTTCAATCAATAGTAATAATAACTTGGTACATAGCCCTAAAAAACTGGTTGCCACAATTGGACTAGAAAACTTAGTGATAGTAGATACGGATGACGCGCTATTAATTGCCAATAAAGATCAAGTACAAGATGTTAAAAAAGTCGTAGGGCAATTAAAAAAATATCAACGCGATGAACACCTTCAACATCGAGAAGTACATCGCCCATGGGGTTGTTACGACTCAATAGATAACGGTAAGCGCTACCAAGTTAAGCGAATAACGGTAAAGTCAGGTGCGAGCTTATCGCTTCAAATGCATTATCACCGCGCTGAACATTGGGTAGTTGTGTCGGGCAGTGCACTAGTACAAGTTGGCGAAAAAGAGCAATTATTAACAGAAAACCAATCGGTGTATATACCTATTGGTGAAACTCACAGGCTAACTAATCCTGGAAAATTACCATTAGAACTGATAGAAGTGCAAAGCGGCAGCTATCTGGGTGAAGATGATATAGTTCGCTTTGAAGATGTATTTGGGCGTTGCTAA